The Actinopolyspora erythraea genome has a segment encoding these proteins:
- a CDS encoding ABC transporter ATP-binding protein, whose amino-acid sequence MSRPILEATGLGASAGEHRLLANVELRVAAGGTLCVLGESGSGKTTLGLAVQGEHGVGTELSGSVRLHGIDLLSLRERRRRATRAGSIGYLPQHPDTVLNPARRIGGVLAELAPRHENRRERRTTVRRALEAARLPPDDRLLRRYPHQLSGGQQQRVALAHALITGPELLVLDEPTSGLDTVTRAETIDTLRELTGTGTGVLLLTHDLGLTRELADEVLVLRGGRVVERGTTERVLREPAHAHTRGLLAAEPHLPERASRAGAPDPASSPGGLRAEGLHHTARNGVPLLRGAELTVAPGRGVAVVGRSGAGKTTLARCVAGLTRADSGRIELDGVVLANDIHRRGGRRRTAVQYVHQDARASFDEFRTVGAQLARTVRLNRGGTKRAAREETARSLRSLGLDSAARDRRPAELSGGQLQRAALARALLAEPAVLICDEITAAQDMVNQSGLLALLREVTERSGTGLVLISHDLAAVAPLADEILVMAQGRCVEQAPTGRLLDSPRSEEAARLVAAARR is encoded by the coding sequence TTGAGCCGCCCGATCCTCGAAGCCACCGGTCTGGGGGCGAGCGCCGGTGAGCACCGGCTGCTGGCGAACGTCGAGTTGCGCGTGGCGGCGGGCGGGACGCTGTGCGTGCTCGGGGAGTCGGGCAGTGGCAAGACCACGCTGGGGCTGGCGGTACAGGGCGAGCACGGGGTCGGCACGGAGCTCTCCGGCAGTGTGCGGCTGCACGGGATCGACCTGCTGTCGCTGCGGGAACGGCGACGGCGCGCCACCCGCGCGGGTTCGATCGGTTACCTGCCCCAGCACCCGGACACCGTGCTCAATCCGGCGCGTCGGATCGGCGGTGTGCTCGCGGAGCTGGCACCACGGCACGAGAACCGGCGGGAACGTCGCACCACGGTTCGCCGGGCGCTGGAGGCGGCCCGCCTGCCACCGGACGACCGGTTGCTGCGCCGCTACCCGCACCAGCTCTCCGGGGGTCAGCAGCAGCGGGTGGCCCTGGCGCACGCCCTGATCACCGGCCCGGAACTGCTGGTGCTGGACGAACCCACCAGCGGGTTGGACACGGTCACGCGGGCCGAGACCATCGACACGCTGCGTGAGCTCACCGGAACCGGCACCGGGGTACTGCTGCTGACGCACGACCTGGGGCTCACCCGCGAACTCGCGGACGAGGTGCTGGTGCTGCGCGGCGGGCGGGTCGTGGAGCGCGGCACCACCGAACGGGTGCTGCGCGAACCGGCACACGCGCACACCCGGGGGCTGCTCGCCGCGGAACCGCACCTGCCGGAGCGAGCGAGCCGAGCCGGGGCACCGGATCCGGCGAGCTCACCGGGCGGGCTGCGGGCGGAGGGACTCCACCACACCGCCCGGAACGGGGTTCCGTTGCTGCGCGGAGCCGAGCTGACGGTCGCCCCCGGACGCGGGGTGGCCGTCGTGGGGCGTTCCGGGGCGGGCAAGACCACGCTCGCTCGCTGCGTGGCCGGTCTCACCCGCGCGGACTCGGGTCGGATCGAACTGGACGGTGTGGTGCTGGCCAACGACATCCACCGGCGTGGCGGACGACGGCGCACCGCCGTGCAGTACGTGCACCAGGACGCCCGGGCCTCCTTCGACGAGTTCCGGACCGTCGGTGCGCAACTGGCCCGCACGGTGCGGCTCAACCGGGGCGGGACCAAGCGGGCCGCGCGGGAGGAAACGGCGCGTTCGCTGCGTTCGCTGGGGCTGGACTCGGCCGCCCGGGACCGTCGCCCCGCCGAGCTCTCGGGAGGTCAGCTGCAACGTGCGGCACTGGCGCGGGCGCTGCTGGCCGAACCGGCGGTGCTCATCTGCGACGAGATCACGGCGGCGCAGGACATGGTCAACCAGTCCGGACTGCTCGCGCTGCTGCGGGAGGTCACCGAGCGCTCGGGCACCGGACTCGTACTGATCAGCCACGACCTGGCCGCCGTGGCTCCGCTGGCCGACGAGATCCTGGTGATGGCGCAAGGGCGCTGCGTGGAGCAGGCCCCCACCGGCAGGCTGCTGGACTCGCCCCGCTCGGAGGAGGCCGCGCGTCTGGTCGCGGCGGCTCGGCGGTAG
- a CDS encoding ABC transporter permease subunit: MNRTRALLAPLGWVLLLVPVLTAVFGPLVAGPTRSVGDSLSPPGPGHPLGTDELGRDVLALVLRGGTSIVSMAGAALLLSYLVGVPLALLVAGGRRRWADRLVLRLLDFLLALPGLLVLLVLAATGWRGTTTLVLATAALQLPAVVRIARAAALAPETSTAMEAMTMQGESRARIRLGYLGRSVLGPVVVDAASRLNLVLYLMASANFLGLGLASSATDWAVLIELNRDALFIQPWAVTVPALMLVSLCTGVNLVVDRRLSERGTVRR; the protein is encoded by the coding sequence TTGAACCGGACACGCGCTCTCCTCGCCCCGCTCGGCTGGGTGCTGCTGCTCGTGCCCGTGCTGACCGCGGTGTTCGGCCCGCTGGTCGCCGGTCCGACGCGTTCGGTGGGGGATTCGCTCTCGCCGCCCGGTCCCGGGCATCCACTGGGCACCGACGAGCTCGGGCGCGACGTGCTGGCACTGGTGCTGCGCGGCGGCACCTCGATCGTGAGCATGGCGGGGGCCGCGCTGCTGTTGTCCTACCTGGTAGGTGTCCCACTCGCGCTGCTCGTCGCCGGTGGTCGCCGCCGGTGGGCTGACCGGCTGGTGCTGCGGTTGCTGGACTTCCTGCTGGCGCTACCCGGTCTGCTCGTGCTGCTGGTGCTCGCGGCGACCGGCTGGCGGGGTACGACGACGCTGGTGCTCGCGACAGCCGCGTTGCAGCTTCCCGCCGTGGTGCGGATAGCACGCGCCGCCGCGCTGGCCCCCGAGACCAGCACGGCGATGGAGGCGATGACCATGCAGGGCGAGAGTCGCGCGCGGATCAGGCTCGGCTACCTCGGCCGGTCAGTGCTCGGACCGGTGGTGGTCGACGCGGCGTCGCGGTTGAACCTGGTGCTTTACCTGATGGCCTCGGCCAACTTCCTCGGTCTGGGGCTGGCGTCCTCGGCCACCGACTGGGCGGTGCTGATCGAGCTGAACCGGGACGCGCTGTTCATCCAGCCGTGGGCGGTGACCGTTCCCGCCCTGATGCTGGTGTCACTGTGTACGGGGGTGAATCTCGTGGTGGACCGGAGACTGTCGGAACGCGGGACGGTAAGACGTTGA